TCCACAGCCGGCGCCACGGGCCCCGGTACGGCCGCCGGCGGCGGCAGGATCCCCTTCTTCCCGCCCGACCTCTTCCAGGACGACCGCGACACCCTGCTCCGGCTCCTGTACGAGATCGGCACCGGCCAGGACCAGAAGTTCATCCTGGGCGAGCACACCCGCCGCTTCGAGGACGCCCTGCGCCGACGGCTCGACGCCGCCGACGTGGTCGCCTGCTCCAGCGGGACCTCCGCCCTCCACCTCGTGCTCACCGCCTTCGGGATCGGCCCCGGGGACGAGGTCGTGGTGCCCGCCTTCGGCTGCGCCCCGCTGGCCGCCGCCGTCCTGCACACCGGAGCCGTCCCCGTCTTCGGCGACATCGACCCGCTCACCCTCACCCTCGACCCCGCCGGCGCCCAGGACCTGATCACCCCCCGGACCAGAGCGCTGATGCCCGCCCACATGTTCTCCGTGATGGCGGACATGCCCCGCTTCACCGCGCTCGCCGCCGCACACGACCTGCGCCTCGTCGAGGACTCCGCCGTCGCCCAGGGCGCCGTCCTCGACGGCAGGCCCGCCGGACTGTGGGGCGACGCCGGCGTCTACTCCTTCGTCCAGGTCAAGTCGTTCGGCATGCCCGGCGAGGGCGGCGCCGTCGTCACCAGGGACGCGGAGACCGGCCGGCGGGCGCGTATGCTCCGCAACCACGGCCAGGACGGCACCCACCGGGGCCTGCACCACACCATCGGCGTCAACAGCCGGTTCGACGAGATCCAGGCCGCCTTCCAGCTCCACCGGCTGCCCGGCCTGACCGCCCGCCTCGAACGGCGTGCCCGTATCGCCGCCCACTACACCGAACGCTTCGCGGACCTCCCCGGCATCACCCCGCCCCCGCCCGGCACCGACGGCCGCTGCTACTACGTGTACACGCTGCTCGCCGACGACCGCGACGCCCTGCGCGAGGACCTCACCGCCGCCGGCGTCGACACCCACGTCTACTACCCGCGGATCCTGCCCGACCAGGCGGCCTTCGCCCCCGCCGCGGCCCACCGGCCCGGCGCCGCCTGGCCGCACGCACGACGGGCCGCCCGCCACCACCTCTCGCTGCCCGTCCACCACCGGCTCGACGACGCCCAGGTCGAGCACATCGCCGACGCCGTCCGCGCCCACGCCCTGCGCACCCGCCGGTGACCGCCGCACCGGACGGCCCCTCCACCACCCCCAGCCCAGCACGGAGCACCTGCGCATGACACCTGATCTCGACATCGCCGTCGTCGGCGCCGGCCTGGCCGGCCTCGCCGCGGCCCACGAACTGCGCCGCAACGGCCACGAGGTGAGTGTCTTCGAGGCCGCCGACGCCGCCGGCGGCCGCATGCGCAGCATCCGCCGCGACGGCTACCTCATCGACACCGGCGCCGAACAGATCTCCGCCCAGGGCTACCGCGCCACCTGGCAGCTGCTCCGCCGCGCCGGCCTCACCCCCGGCGACGTCCACCGGATCGGCCGCCCCATGGCCGTCTGGCGCGGCGGCAGGCCCCGCAACGGTGTCGGCGAACCCTACGCGGTGCTCACCGGCGCCGGGCTCTCACCCGCCGCCCGGCCCTCCCTCGCACGGTTCCTGAGCTGGAGCAGCCGGCACCGCGCCGGCCTCGACCACGACCACCCCGAGGACACCCCCCTCGGCACCGAGACCGTCGCCGCGACGGCCGGCCGCTACCACCCCGACCTGTACGACCACCTGCTGCAGCCCCTGCCCGCAGCCTTCTTCGGCTGGGACCCCGAACGCAGCGCCGCCGCACCCCTGGTCGGGCTCCTCCTCGCCGTCGGCCCGGTCTCCGCGTGGCGTGTCTACCGCGGCGGCATGGACCTCCTCGCCCGGCGCCTCGCCGACCGGCTCGACGTACGCTACGGGCACCGGGTGGAGGAGATCACCGACCACGGCACCCACGCCCGCCTCACCGTCGACGGCTCCACCGTCACCGCACGGGCGGTCGTCCTCGCGGTCCCCGCCCCCGCCGCGCTGCGCCTGCACCCCGACGCCGCCCCCGACGCCACCGGTTATCTGGCCGCCTCCACCTACCGGCCCATGTTCAAGGTGAGCTGTGCCCTGGACCGGCCCCTGGCGCCCCGCGGCGGCGGTTACGCCCTGCTGACCCCCGTGTGCGAGGAACCGGTTCTCTCGTGCGTCATCTCCGACCACCTGAAATGCCCCGACCGGGCCCCCGCCGGCCGCGGCCTGCTCAGCCTGCTCGCCTCCCCCCGGCTGATCCCCGAACTGGCCGGCGGCGACGACCGGACGGCCGCGCTCCGGATGACCACCGCCGCCGAACGCTACGTGCCGGGGCTGCGCGACGCCCTCGTGGCCACCCATGTCCACCGCTGGCTGCACGCCATGCCCGAGATCACCCCCCGCAGCCTCGTCCTGCGCGGCGCGTTCCTGCGCCGGCCGGCCCGCAGCGTCGAGTACGCCGGGGACTGGGTCGCCGCCCGCCCCTCCAGCGAGGGGGCCGCCCGCTCGGGCGCGCTCGCCGCCGCCCGCGTCCTCGCCCGCCTCGCCACCCGGCCCGCCCCCGTACAGGAGACCGCCGCATGACCCCTCATGACCTGGGCGTCCTCTTCGACGACCTCGCCGCCGCCGGCACCGCCACCCGGTTCCACCTCGACCGGCCCTTCGACCTGGCCCCGGCACGCCCGGGAACCACCGCCACCGAATGGTCCGTGCCCGGACTCGCCCTGCTCGTACGGGAGACGGCGGGCGCCCTCGCCGCGGCGGGAGCCGGGCCCGGCGAACGCGTCGCGATCGTCAAGGCCAACCACTGGGACTACGACCTGATCGCCTGCGCCGCCGTCCGGACCGGCGCCGTCCCCGTGAAGCTCTCCGGCCACCTGTCCGGCGAGGCCCTGCGCACCCTCCTGGAACGCAGCGCGCCCCGGGTCCTGGTCACCGACCTCGGCGTCCTCGCCCGTACCCGCGCCGCCGGCCTCACCGCGGCGGCCACCACCACCGTCGTCCTCGACGCCGAGGGCGAACTCCCCCCGGGCGCCCTGCGGATGAGCGACCTGCGCGGCCATGCCGACCCCGGCCCGCGCCCCCGCCACGACGACGACCCCCTGGCCGTCGTCCACACCAGCGGCACCACCGGCGTACCGAAGCTGGTCATCCACACGACCCGCACCCTGATCCACCACCTGGCCCGGTTCGAGACCCTGCCCCTCCCGCGCATCGGCGTACGCCGCGGCGACAGCCTCTTCAACTCCAGTGCCTACGCCCACGGGCGGACCCTCTGCTGGACGGCCGTCGCCCCGGCGCTCGGACCGCGGCACATCTCCCTGGCCTCCGGGGAGTGCCCCGGGACCACCGACCTGCTGCTGCGCGCCCATCCGCCCACCGTCGTCGAGGCCCTGCCGTCCCGGTACGTCCGGCTGCGCCCGCTGACCCGGCGCCTGGACAACCCCTTCCGGAACGTCCGCACCTACATCAGCACCTACGACGCCGTGCACCCCCCGGTCGTCCGCGCCTACCTCCAGGCCAGTGCGGAGCGCCGCCCCCTGTGGATGCAGGGCTGGGGCCAGAGCGAGACCGGCCCGCTGACCTTCGCCTTCCACACCCGCCGCTCCGTGGCCCGGGCCGCCGACGGCACCGCGACCACCGTGCGCGGCCTCGGCCGCCCGGTGCCCCTGAAGACCCGGCTCAAAGCGGTCGACCCCGGCACCTTCCGCCCCGTGC
This DNA window, taken from Streptomyces nitrosporeus, encodes the following:
- a CDS encoding DegT/DnrJ/EryC1/StrS family aminotransferase → MTTTSDPAASTAGATGPGTAAGGGRIPFFPPDLFQDDRDTLLRLLYEIGTGQDQKFILGEHTRRFEDALRRRLDAADVVACSSGTSALHLVLTAFGIGPGDEVVVPAFGCAPLAAAVLHTGAVPVFGDIDPLTLTLDPAGAQDLITPRTRALMPAHMFSVMADMPRFTALAAAHDLRLVEDSAVAQGAVLDGRPAGLWGDAGVYSFVQVKSFGMPGEGGAVVTRDAETGRRARMLRNHGQDGTHRGLHHTIGVNSRFDEIQAAFQLHRLPGLTARLERRARIAAHYTERFADLPGITPPPPGTDGRCYYVYTLLADDRDALREDLTAAGVDTHVYYPRILPDQAAFAPAAAHRPGAAWPHARRAARHHLSLPVHHRLDDAQVEHIADAVRAHALRTRR
- a CDS encoding class I adenylate-forming enzyme family protein, with protein sequence MTPHDLGVLFDDLAAAGTATRFHLDRPFDLAPARPGTTATEWSVPGLALLVRETAGALAAAGAGPGERVAIVKANHWDYDLIACAAVRTGAVPVKLSGHLSGEALRTLLERSAPRVLVTDLGVLARTRAAGLTAAATTTVVLDAEGELPPGALRMSDLRGHADPGPRPRHDDDPLAVVHTSGTTGVPKLVIHTTRTLIHHLARFETLPLPRIGVRRGDSLFNSSAYAHGRTLCWTAVAPALGPRHISLASGECPGTTDLLLRAHPPTVVEALPSRYVRLRPLTRRLDNPFRNVRTYISTYDAVHPPVVRAYLQASAERRPLWMQGWGQSETGPLTFAFHTRRSVARAADGTATTVRGLGRPVPLKTRLKAVDPGTFRPVPPGTPGLVLCRTKAVAPGYLGEPERWAAKRHGDWWNTGDIATIARDGSVRLLDREVDHSPELSCLHAEDVIEDLLPEVLECVVLARPGTEPLPVVVTEDGLLDPVRWKRATGELPALADPVVAGWDDIPRTGTGKVRRTALLEQLTGSARTRGTGRWT
- a CDS encoding protoporphyrinogen/coproporphyrinogen oxidase; translation: MTPDLDIAVVGAGLAGLAAAHELRRNGHEVSVFEAADAAGGRMRSIRRDGYLIDTGAEQISAQGYRATWQLLRRAGLTPGDVHRIGRPMAVWRGGRPRNGVGEPYAVLTGAGLSPAARPSLARFLSWSSRHRAGLDHDHPEDTPLGTETVAATAGRYHPDLYDHLLQPLPAAFFGWDPERSAAAPLVGLLLAVGPVSAWRVYRGGMDLLARRLADRLDVRYGHRVEEITDHGTHARLTVDGSTVTARAVVLAVPAPAALRLHPDAAPDATGYLAASTYRPMFKVSCALDRPLAPRGGGYALLTPVCEEPVLSCVISDHLKCPDRAPAGRGLLSLLASPRLIPELAGGDDRTAALRMTTAAERYVPGLRDALVATHVHRWLHAMPEITPRSLVLRGAFLRRPARSVEYAGDWVAARPSSEGAARSGALAAARVLARLATRPAPVQETAA